Proteins encoded by one window of Phycisphaeraceae bacterium:
- a CDS encoding DUF1080 domain-containing protein, which yields MLTRILCLICLFAALPRTVPSAAARSSEPQRWVSLFDGRTLDGWRVVGSEQTKWDVVDGAIVGSGQPSMLVSTTGPYRNFRYRVEMKINDGGNSGLYFRTTPEPGFLDGYEAQVASTHTDPIRTGSLYGMCHVYARLVEPDAWFVYEIGVRDDVWRGRAMTRIRVSINGQELYEYLDFARQFGPGHFAFQQHDPKSIVSIRSIQVLRLPDEDGPIPQPVPEPEAIETEAALDVLTIQGSATITFDTTEVPELRAWVQETLMPVVSEWYPKITAQLASDGFSPPDDFRIIFRAQMDGVAHTSGQDIYCAGEWYKANLRTEAVGSVVHELVHVAQQYRGMPRGQRPPGWLVEGIADQIRWYQFEPVEKRRRLNWERANYDQPYFPAATFLDYIVRNIDRDAITTINADCRAGRYSDGYWLEKYGMTAEEIWAAAKAEATAKGNP from the coding sequence ATGCTCACCCGAATCCTGTGTCTCATCTGCCTGTTCGCCGCTCTGCCGCGCACTGTCCCCTCCGCCGCCGCCCGCAGCAGCGAGCCGCAGCGCTGGGTCAGCCTCTTTGACGGCCGCACGCTCGACGGATGGAGGGTCGTCGGCTCCGAGCAGACCAAATGGGACGTCGTCGACGGCGCGATCGTCGGCTCGGGCCAGCCGTCGATGCTCGTCTCGACCACCGGGCCGTACAGGAACTTTCGCTACCGCGTCGAGATGAAGATCAATGACGGCGGCAACTCGGGGCTGTACTTTCGCACGACGCCCGAGCCCGGCTTCCTTGACGGCTATGAGGCCCAGGTGGCCAGCACGCACACCGACCCGATCCGCACCGGCTCGCTCTACGGGATGTGTCATGTGTATGCCAGGCTCGTCGAGCCCGATGCGTGGTTTGTCTATGAGATCGGCGTGCGCGATGATGTCTGGCGCGGCCGCGCTATGACCCGCATCAGGGTCTCGATCAACGGGCAGGAACTGTATGAGTATCTTGACTTCGCCAGACAGTTCGGCCCCGGGCACTTCGCGTTCCAGCAGCACGACCCGAAGAGCATCGTCAGCATCCGCTCGATCCAGGTGCTGCGCCTGCCCGACGAGGACGGCCCGATCCCGCAGCCGGTGCCCGAGCCCGAGGCCATCGAAACCGAAGCCGCGCTCGATGTGCTGACCATTCAAGGCTCAGCCACGATCACCTTCGACACCACCGAGGTTCCCGAGCTGCGCGCATGGGTGCAGGAGACGCTCATGCCGGTGGTGAGCGAGTGGTACCCGAAGATCACGGCCCAGTTGGCCAGCGACGGCTTTTCGCCTCCCGACGACTTCCGCATCATCTTCCGCGCGCAGATGGACGGCGTGGCGCACACCAGCGGCCAGGATATCTATTGTGCCGGCGAGTGGTACAAGGCGAACCTCAGGACCGAAGCGGTCGGCAGCGTGGTGCATGAACTCGTGCATGTGGCCCAGCAGTATCGCGGCATGCCGCGCGGGCAGCGCCCGCCGGGATGGCTGGTGGAAGGAATCGCCGATCAGATCCGCTGGTATCAGTTCGAACCGGTCGAGAAGCGGCGCCGGCTCAACTGGGAACGGGCCAACTACGACCAGCCCTACTTCCCCGCAGCGACCTTTCTGGATTACATCGTTCGCAACATCGACAGGGACGCGATCACCACAATCAACGCCGACTGCCGCGCAGGCCGCTACAGCGACGGATACTGGCTGGAGAAGTACGGCATGACGGCAGAAGAAATCTGGGCCGCAGCCAAGGCCGAAGCCACAGCCAAAGGCAACCCATAA